The Nanoarchaeota archaeon nucleotide sequence ACGAGCAAGAAAGATTATAACGAAAATAGAAGATGTAAGAACTGTACAAAAGGATAGCTACAAAAATATCTTTGAAAAAGATAATAGTGAACCTTCACGTTCTGTTGTGGATATATTGCGCGGGCTTTAACAGCAGATACAAATTATACTTTGCCAGATACTTTACCATACACACCCATTAGAATCCTATATCCAAAAATCACCGGTATCACAAAAAGTATTATGTAAATCACGTATTTCACTGCGCTAACAAACACCGCGATGCTGCCGGTAAATATATCCATCAAAGAGTTTGAGATGTCGGACAATGCATTTTTCGCTTTCATGCGCAATTGGTTTCCAATATTTTCAGGCATTATTTTAACTGTCTTTTTCTCAACAAGCGCGATAGTTATTGTCGCATATTCGCTTCTTGCCTGTTTGTCAGAAAGTGATGACGTGTATTGCCTCTCAAGGCGCTTAAGCTCAAGCTCATTTTGTGTGATTTTAAAAAGAAGATTTATTTGGTTTTCATCAAGCTTTATTTGCATAGTTCTATTTCTGATTTCGGCGTAATTGCCATAAGCAGTATTTATTATGCTCAATTCATCTATTTCTCTTTGCGTAGATACTCTGTAAAATGAAACTGTAAAGTCCTTCTCATCATAGCGATTTTTCAAAGAATCAACAAAGCTCTGGAATTTCGCTTCTGGGACTCTTGCGCGCAAATTGATATTCGTGCTGTAGTCATTGTCGGATTTGCGCGTGTCTTCTATATATCCGCCAGAAGATTCCGCAAGCGAACGGATTGCTGTTGAGTCGCTTTCTGCATTTTTTGTGTCAATGGTCATCGAGCCTTCCTTGACTTCTACATAAGAACCTGAAGACGATGAGGGTGCGGAATTTGATTGATAATTAGTGCCAAAGCCTCCGGCAGCGTTTTTATACGATGCAGATTCTTGTGCAATAGATGAAGAAACGCCAAGAGACATGCCATCCGATCGCATACTAGTCCCTGATTTTGTCAAAGATCCTGATGTAGCAGACAAGAACCATAAAAAAATAACAATCAATAAAAGCGCGCCTAAAATCGCGGCAAGTTTGTTCGCCTTTAGAAACGCCATAGTTTTTTCAGAAAGCATAGATATTATTGTGATGAATATGTATATATATACTCGAATAATTTTGAATCATTTAATGTTCTTTCTTCTCAAAAGTTTATGGTATGATATCGCAAACCTGTGCGCTTCATCCCTCATTCTTTGCATCAGCCGGAGCGCCGCGCTTCTTCGCTCGAGAATAAGCGGCTTTGCTCGCCCGGGAAGATATATTTCCTCCTCGCGCTTTGCAAGAGCAGCCAAAGGAATATCAACGCCTACGTCAGCCATTGCAGAGATTGCTGCGCTTAGTTGCGGCGCGCCTCCGTCAACAACAACCAAATTCGGCAATGGCTTGTTTTCGCGCACAAGACGGGAGTACCTTCGCCAGACAATTTCCTGCATTGAAGCGAAATCGTCCTGCCCTGGAACACCCAATATCCTGAAGCGGCGGTAATTGGATTTATCCGGCTCAGCATTCCTGAACTGCACCATGGCGCCGACAAGCCATTTTCCAGATATATTTGACACGTCAAAGAATTCAATAACAATTGGCACTGACGAAAGTCCGAGAGCATCTTTTAACTCTATGAGTTCTGCGGCGCATTTCGCGCCAATGTCGTGAGTTATGTTTTTCAAGAGCATCTCAAGAATCTTCTTTTTGGTTCCTGCCTTTGGCACAGAAAGCTCAACCATTTTTCCTGAAATCGTTCCAAAATAATCCGCAAGAACTCTAATATCTTTTGGCTCCTCGGGCAGAATTATTTTTTCCGGCATCGGAGCGCTGTAATAATGCAGCTTCAAAAAATCAGCCAAAAATTTGCGCGGCTCGTCCTGAGATTTTGCCTCATGCTTTGTCCGGCCCAAAAGAATGCCTCGCCGGATGTTGAAAACCTGCACAAAATATATGCCGTCTGCGCGCACGTAATTGATAACATCCTCATTATATTCCCGCTCGCGATCAATTTTCTGGCGCACTGAAAGGATTTCAACAGACGCGATTTCATCGCGGTAAATTTTTGCTGCTTCGTAATTCTGTGCGCTTGATGCCCCTCGCATTTTTTCGCGCAAATCAAGAATCACATCATCAACATTTCCGCGCAAAAATGAAACCGCTTTCTCGACATTTTTTCTATAATCCTCTTTTGTTATATTTTCTATGCATGGCTCGCTGCATTTTCCTGTGAAGCAGGAAAAGCTTCGAGCGAAGCGAGATGATTTTGAACCATTCATAATTTGCATTGGGTTCGAAAGCTTCGAGTGAAGCGCAGCGGAACGAGATGATAATTTTGTGTCGTGCTTGAGGCATCTGTATTTTGGCAGTGCCCTACAAATCCGGATGCCAAATATCTCAATAGCCAATTTCACGGCTCTGCGCGCTGATTTTACATCCGTATATGGACCAAGATATAAAGACACCTTACTCTTTTTCTCGCGCGTAATAAAAATTCTCGGAAACTCTTCCTCAAGCGTAATTCTGATATGCGGATAGCCCGAGCTGTCCTTCAAATCTATGTTATATTTGGGCTTGTGCTCCCAAATAAGCTTTGCCTCAAGAATTAAGGCCTCGACTTCGTTGTCGGTAATTATATATTCAATGCTTTCTGCTTCCTGAATGAGCTGGCTGGTTTTCATATCATGCGGCCGTGATGGAGTATATGATGCTACGCGCTTTCTTATGTTCTTTGCCTTGCCGACGTAGATGATAACCGCTTCAGAATTGCGCATGATATAAATGCCCGGTTCATTTGGGGCTTTGTTCGTATTTTTGAGCATGTGCTATATTGGATACGCAGCAATTAAAAATAATCTCTCCAATAATTAGTCATGGGCAAGTTCAACGGATTCAAGGCAAATATCAAAAATTATCTCAAATTATACAACGCGCTATATCGCGACAAAAGAACCCCGCGCATTTCAAAAATTTTCCTGTTTATTGCCTTGGCGTATCTTGCAACGCCATTTGACATAATTCCTGACTTTATTCCTGTGCTCGGGCAGCTTGATGATTTGATAATTATTCCTTTGTGCATTTACCTTTCTGTGAAATCAATACCCAAGCCGCTGTATAATGAGCACTACAAAAGAATTTTTGGAAAACGAAGCGCATAATTTTATTCGAATCATAGTCTTTTTATTCTTCTTCACATATCATTAATTCATGGACTTCAAGCTCATCGCAGATATGAAGCCAAAAGGCGACCAGCCAAAGGCAATTGATGCGCTTGTTGAATGCGCGAAAAAACCGGGACTCAATACACTTCTTGGCGTTACGGGCTCGGGCAAGACTTTTTCCATAGCTAATGTAATCGAACGGCTCCGGATGCCGACACTCATAATATCCCACAACAAAACGCTTGCAGCACAGCTTTTCAGCGAGTTCAAAGGATTCTTTCCAAAAAATGCTGTTGAGTATTTTGTCAGCTATTATGACTACTACCAGCCCGAAAGCTACATTCCCCAGACAGATACTTACATTGAAAAAGACGCCTCAATCAACGAGAAAATCGAGCGCATGCGCCTGTCCGCAACAACATCGATAATGACGCGAAAAGACGTAATTGTTGTCGCAAGCGTCTCGTGCATCTACGGATTGGGCTCGCCAATTGAGTACCGGAAATTTACGATTCAAATAAATGCCAAAAAATTAATGGCGCAGAAAGCGCTCGTCTCCAGGCTTGTTGAAATGCAATATGAGCGAAACGACATAGAGCTTCTGCCGGGCAGATTCCGGGTGCGAGGAGATACTGTTGACATTATCGGAGGATATGACACAAAAATTACGCGCGTGGAATTCTTCGGCAACGAGATAGAAAAAATCAGCTATGTAAATCCCGAAGACGGCAAAATTCTCGGGAACCTTGAAGGCACGCTCATATTTCCTGCAAAGCATTTTATCGCAGGAGAAGAATCCATAAATCGTGCAATCGGAACAATTCAGGAAGAATTAAAAGAATGGGCTGCGTCTCTCCCTCCGCTTTACGAAGAGCGCCTGCGGACGCGCGTAAAATACGACCTTGAAATGATAAAGGAAATGGGTTATTGCAGCGGGATAGAAAATTATTCGCGCCACTTTGACGCAAGGTTACCAGGCGAAGCGCCAAACTGCCTGATTGACTTTTTCAGGGAGGCTTACGGGGATGATTTTTTGATAGTGATTGATGAATCGCACGCAACAATCCCCCAGATTCACGGGATGTTCGGAGGGGACTGGTCGCGGAAAAAAAATCTTGTGGAGTACGGATTCCGCCTGCCAAGCGCGTTTGACAACAGGCCGCTGAAATTCGATGAGTTCAAGAAATTTATGAACCGCGTTATTTTTGTCTCTGCAACTCCTGCTGACTACGAATTAAAGGAAAGTACTTGCATTGCCGAACAGATTATTCGCCCAACAGGGCTTATAGACCCTATAATTGAGGTGCGCAAAACAAGCGGCCAGATTCCGGATCTGCTTTGCGAAATCAAAAAAACCAAAGAAGCAGGCAACAAAGTATTTGTGACCACGCTTACAAAGCGCCTTGCAGAAGACTTGACAGAATACCTTCTAAAAGAAGGAATCAGAGCGCGCTACCTGCACTCAGAAATCGCAACGCTTGACCGCACGGAGATAATACGCGGATTGCGCGCAAACGAATTTGACGTGCTTGTTGGCATAAATCTCTTGAGGGAGGGACTGGATGTGCCCGAGGTCGCGCTTGTAGCTATACTTGACGCAGACAAAGAGGGCTTTTTGAGAAATGCACGCTCACTTATTCAGACAATCGGCAGAGCATCTCGAAACGTCAATGGACGCATCATACTTTATGCAGACGTAATGACTAGGTCAATGAAAGAAGCAATTGATGAAACAGATCGCAGGCGAAAAATTCAGATGGCTTATAATAATGAGCACGGCATAACGCCAAAAACGATTGTCAAGGCAGTTGAATCTGCAGAAGCAGGCATTTCTGCCATAGCGCCGACAAATAAAATCAAGCTTCACGACGAGCTTGTCTCACTTGATGCCGAAATGAAA carries:
- a CDS encoding DUF4349 domain-containing protein, giving the protein MLSEKTMAFLKANKLAAILGALLLIVIFLWFLSATSGSLTKSGTSMRSDGMSLGVSSSIAQESASYKNAAGGFGTNYQSNSAPSSSSGSYVEVKEGSMTIDTKNAESDSTAIRSLAESSGGYIEDTRKSDNDYSTNINLRARVPEAKFQSFVDSLKNRYDEKDFTVSFYRVSTQREIDELSIINTAYGNYAEIRNRTMQIKLDENQINLLFKITQNELELKRLERQYTSSLSDKQARSEYATITIALVEKKTVKIMPENIGNQLRMKAKNALSDISNSLMDIFTGSIAVFVSAVKYVIYIILFVIPVIFGYRILMGVYGKVSGKV
- a CDS encoding excinuclease ABC subunit UvrC, whose translation is MLKNTNKAPNEPGIYIMRNSEAVIIYVGKAKNIRKRVASYTPSRPHDMKTSQLIQEAESIEYIITDNEVEALILEAKLIWEHKPKYNIDLKDSSGYPHIRITLEEEFPRIFITREKKSKVSLYLGPYTDVKSARRAVKLAIEIFGIRICRALPKYRCLKHDTKLSSRSAALHSKLSNPMQIMNGSKSSRFARSFSCFTGKCSEPCIENITKEDYRKNVEKAVSFLRGNVDDVILDLREKMRGASSAQNYEAAKIYRDEIASVEILSVRQKIDREREYNEDVINYVRADGIYFVQVFNIRRGILLGRTKHEAKSQDEPRKFLADFLKLHYYSAPMPEKIILPEEPKDIRVLADYFGTISGKMVELSVPKAGTKKKILEMLLKNITHDIGAKCAAELIELKDALGLSSVPIVIEFFDVSNISGKWLVGAMVQFRNAEPDKSNYRRFRILGVPGQDDFASMQEIVWRRYSRLVRENKPLPNLVVVDGGAPQLSAAISAMADVGVDIPLAALAKREEEIYLPGRAKPLILERRSAALRLMQRMRDEAHRFAISYHKLLRRKNIK
- a CDS encoding DUF1232 domain-containing protein → MGKFNGFKANIKNYLKLYNALYRDKRTPRISKIFLFIALAYLATPFDIIPDFIPVLGQLDDLIIIPLCIYLSVKSIPKPLYNEHYKRIFGKRSA
- the uvrB gene encoding excinuclease ABC subunit UvrB, which encodes MDFKLIADMKPKGDQPKAIDALVECAKKPGLNTLLGVTGSGKTFSIANVIERLRMPTLIISHNKTLAAQLFSEFKGFFPKNAVEYFVSYYDYYQPESYIPQTDTYIEKDASINEKIERMRLSATTSIMTRKDVIVVASVSCIYGLGSPIEYRKFTIQINAKKLMAQKALVSRLVEMQYERNDIELLPGRFRVRGDTVDIIGGYDTKITRVEFFGNEIEKISYVNPEDGKILGNLEGTLIFPAKHFIAGEESINRAIGTIQEELKEWAASLPPLYEERLRTRVKYDLEMIKEMGYCSGIENYSRHFDARLPGEAPNCLIDFFREAYGDDFLIVIDESHATIPQIHGMFGGDWSRKKNLVEYGFRLPSAFDNRPLKFDEFKKFMNRVIFVSATPADYELKESTCIAEQIIRPTGLIDPIIEVRKTSGQIPDLLCEIKKTKEAGNKVFVTTLTKRLAEDLTEYLLKEGIRARYLHSEIATLDRTEIIRGLRANEFDVLVGINLLREGLDVPEVALVAILDADKEGFLRNARSLIQTIGRASRNVNGRIILYADVMTRSMKEAIDETDRRRKIQMAYNNEHGITPKTIVKAVESAEAGISAIAPTNKIKLHDELVSLDAEMKVAAESLDFERAIFLRDRIRELRKKL